The Fusobacterium periodonticum 1_1_41FAA genomic sequence ATTCTGCCTTAACTTATCTACAAAGATTAAAGGAACTTGGTAGAAATGATGAATGGCTAAATAAAAACTTAATTTTAGTTTATTCTAAATTAGAAAAATAAGAGAAGTAAAACACTTCTCTTTTTTCTTTATAGTTCAAGGAAAAAAAATTTTTAAAAAAATAGTTGACAAAAATAATTTTATATAGTATATTGTTTTTATAAAAATTAGCACTCTTTAAAAGTGAGTGCTAATAGAAAGAATTAAGAGGTGAGATTATGAGAATTTCTGAAAGAGAAAAACTTGTACTCAACGCTATTGTAGATTATTATCTTACGGTTGGGGACACAATAGGTTCCAGAACATTGGTAAAAAAATATGGAATAGAACTCTCATCTGCTACTATTCGTAATGTTATGGCTGATTTAGAGGATATGGGTTTTATTGAAAAGACACACACTTCCTCAGGACGTATTCCAACAGACATGGGATATAAGTATTACCTAACTGAGCTCCTTAAAGTAGAAAAGATTACACAGGAAGAAATTGAAAATATTAGTAATGTGTATAATCGTAGAGTTGATGAATTAGAAAATATATTAAAACAAACTTCTACTCTACTTTCAAAGTTGACAAATTATGCAGGTATAGCTGTTGAACCTAAACCTGATAATACAAAAGTTGACAGAGTGGAGCTCGTTTATATAGATGAATACCTAATTATGGTAGTTATTGTTATGGAGGATAGAAGAGTAAAAACTAAAAATATCCATTTACCTTATCCTATTACAAAAGATGAAGTAGATAAAAAAGTTGTTGAACTAAATGATAAGATTAAA encodes the following:
- the hrcA gene encoding heat-inducible transcriptional repressor HrcA, with protein sequence MRISEREKLVLNAIVDYYLTVGDTIGSRTLVKKYGIELSSATIRNVMADLEDMGFIEKTHTSSGRIPTDMGYKYYLTELLKVEKITQEEIENISNVYNRRVDELENILKQTSTLLSKLTNYAGIAVEPKPDNTKVDRVELVYIDEYLIMVVIVMEDRRVKTKNIHLPYPITKDEVDKKVVELNDKIKNNEIAINDIEKFFTESSDIIYEHDDEDELSKYFINNLPGVLKDRDIEEVTDVIEFFNERKDIRDLFEKLIEQKAKENSKTNVNVILGDELGIKELEDFSFVYSIYNLGGAQGIIGVMGPKRMAYSKTMGLINHVSREVNKVINSMEREKNKKV